In one Bradyrhizobium sp. 4 genomic region, the following are encoded:
- a CDS encoding FAD-dependent oxidoreductase — translation MKPTDIAAPDYFHKVVDCQWACPAHTPVPEYIRLIAQGRYSDAYMINWKSNVFPGILGRTCDRPCEPACRRGRVEETPVAICRLKRVAADFKDDITQRLPRPSAKNGKRVAFVGGGPASLTVARDLAPLGYHCTVFDADPQAGGMMRSQIPKFRLPDSVIDEETGYILGLGVDFKGGHRIESMKALLAEKYDAIFVGSGAPRGRELDIPGRKEAAANVHIGIDWLSSVSFGHTDKIGKRVIVLGGGNTAMDCCRTARRLGGEEVKVVVRSGFEEMKASPWEKEDALHEDIPILNFLVPTAFVHDNGKLTGITFQKVKAEYDAKGRRNLVPSGEPDQTIECDDVLVAVGQENAFPWIEQDCGIEFDKWHMPKVDPKTFVSTNPKVFFGGDAAFGPKNIIWAVAQGHDAALSIHKMLSGEDVTERPLPEVHISSQKMGIHEWSYDNDISNDKRYKVPHRDKVIALKDIRTEVELGYDVKLALGEAHRCLNCDVQTVFSTSLCIECDACVDICPMDCITFTENGEETDLRQRLKAPSLHPDQDLYVSSDLKTGRVMVKDEDVCLHCGLCAERCPTGAWDMQKYLIEMTQAGSTCPTKSRSAA, via the coding sequence ATGAAACCGACCGATATTGCGGCCCCCGACTACTTTCACAAAGTAGTCGATTGCCAATGGGCCTGTCCTGCGCACACCCCCGTTCCCGAATACATCCGACTGATCGCCCAAGGCCGCTACAGCGACGCCTATATGATCAATTGGAAATCGAACGTGTTTCCCGGAATTCTGGGACGCACCTGCGATCGTCCATGCGAGCCGGCGTGCCGCCGCGGACGTGTCGAGGAGACGCCGGTCGCGATCTGCCGCCTCAAGCGCGTCGCCGCCGACTTCAAGGACGACATCACCCAACGCCTGCCGCGGCCCTCGGCCAAGAACGGCAAGCGCGTTGCATTCGTCGGCGGCGGTCCCGCTTCGCTGACGGTGGCGCGCGATCTCGCGCCGCTCGGCTATCATTGCACCGTGTTCGACGCCGATCCCCAAGCCGGCGGCATGATGCGCTCGCAGATCCCGAAATTTCGCCTGCCCGATTCGGTCATCGACGAGGAGACCGGCTACATCCTGGGTCTCGGGGTCGACTTCAAGGGCGGCCACCGCATCGAGAGCATGAAGGCGCTGCTCGCGGAGAAGTACGACGCGATCTTCGTCGGCTCCGGCGCACCGCGCGGCCGCGAGCTCGACATTCCCGGACGCAAGGAAGCAGCCGCCAACGTCCATATCGGCATCGACTGGCTGTCATCTGTCTCGTTCGGCCATACCGACAAGATCGGCAAGCGCGTCATCGTGCTCGGCGGCGGCAACACCGCGATGGATTGCTGCCGCACCGCGCGCCGCCTCGGCGGCGAAGAGGTGAAGGTCGTCGTGCGCTCCGGCTTCGAGGAAATGAAGGCCTCGCCCTGGGAGAAGGAAGACGCGCTCCACGAAGACATCCCGATCCTCAACTTCCTCGTGCCCACGGCTTTCGTCCACGATAACGGCAAGCTCACCGGTATCACCTTCCAGAAGGTGAAGGCCGAATACGACGCCAAGGGCCGCCGCAACCTCGTGCCCTCGGGCGAGCCGGACCAGACCATCGAATGCGACGACGTGCTGGTCGCGGTCGGCCAGGAGAACGCTTTCCCCTGGATCGAGCAGGATTGCGGCATCGAGTTCGACAAATGGCACATGCCCAAGGTCGATCCGAAGACGTTCGTATCCACCAATCCAAAAGTGTTCTTCGGCGGCGACGCCGCGTTCGGGCCGAAGAACATCATCTGGGCGGTGGCGCAGGGCCATGACGCCGCGCTGTCGATCCACAAAATGCTCTCGGGCGAGGACGTCACCGAGCGGCCATTGCCGGAGGTGCACATCTCCTCGCAAAAGATGGGCATCCACGAATGGAGCTATGATAACGACATCTCCAACGACAAGCGCTACAAGGTGCCGCATCGCGACAAGGTGATCGCGCTGAAGGACATCCGCACCGAGGTCGAACTCGGCTACGACGTCAAGCTCGCGCTCGGCGAAGCCCATCGCTGCCTGAACTGCGACGTCCAGACCGTGTTCTCGACATCGCTCTGCATCGAGTGCGATGCCTGCGTCGACATCTGTCCGATGGATTGCATCACCTTCACGGAGAATGGCGAGGAAACCGATCTGCGCCAGCGCCTGAAGGCGCCGTCACTGCATCCCGACCAGGACCTCTACGTTTCCTCTGATCTCAAGACCGGGCGCGTGATGGTGAAGGACGAGGACGTCTGCCTGCACTGTGGGCTGTGCGCCGAGCGTTGTCCCACCGGCGCCTGGGACATGCAGAAATATTTGATCGAAATGACTCAAGCGGGTTCGACATGTCCGACAAAAAGCCGATCAGCAGCGTAA
- a CDS encoding 2-oxoacid:acceptor oxidoreductase subunit alpha: protein MSDKKPISSVNDFVVRFANVNGSGSASANEMFARAILRHGVPVSPRNIFPSNIQGLPTWYEVRVTEDGHLGARGGVDMMVAMNPQTWDKDVAGIEPGGYLFYDSTKPMPSTKFRDDITVIGVPLTAITNSTYTDPRQRQLFKNIIYLGALSALLDMDPKLIEQLIGEQYKGKEKLLSSNVHALHLGRDWALQNLKCPTGLRVKKSDKVGDRIFIEGNSAAALGAVYGGATVCAWYPITPSSSVAEAFTAHCKKYRHDPETGKAKYAIVQGEDELASIGIVIGASWNGARAFTATSGPGISLMTEFIGLSYFAEIPAVIMNIQRAGPSTGMPTRTQQCDIIACAYASHGDTKHVLLFPEDPAEAFEFAAAAFDLAERLQTTIFLMLDLDIGMNHRLCRPLKWDDSKQYDRGKVMTAEMLDEGRDFGRYLDVDGDGIPYRTYPGTHPTKGSYFTRGTSRDRYARYSEEGSVYADNMQRLMRKFESAQDMVPRPLQANAERPTKYGVIYFGSTSPAMDEAIGLLETRGHQLDRLRIRAFPFHSSVASFLAEHDFVYVVEQNRDSQLRQLIVNENGIDPVRLVPIVHYDGSPITARFIAKAIGDHQDHLKVTPLRKAVS, encoded by the coding sequence ATGTCCGACAAAAAGCCGATCAGCAGCGTAAACGACTTCGTCGTCCGCTTCGCCAACGTCAACGGATCGGGCTCGGCCAGCGCCAACGAGATGTTTGCGCGCGCGATCCTGCGCCATGGCGTTCCGGTGAGCCCCCGTAACATCTTCCCCTCCAACATCCAGGGCCTGCCGACCTGGTACGAGGTGCGGGTGACCGAAGACGGCCATCTCGGCGCCCGCGGCGGCGTCGACATGATGGTCGCAATGAACCCGCAGACCTGGGACAAGGACGTCGCTGGCATCGAGCCCGGCGGCTATCTGTTCTACGATTCCACCAAGCCGATGCCGTCGACGAAATTCCGCGACGACATCACCGTGATCGGCGTTCCCCTGACTGCGATCACCAACTCGACCTACACCGATCCGCGCCAGCGCCAGCTGTTCAAGAACATCATCTATCTCGGGGCACTCTCGGCGCTGCTCGACATGGATCCGAAGCTGATCGAGCAGCTCATCGGCGAACAGTACAAGGGCAAGGAGAAGCTCTTGTCCTCCAACGTCCACGCGTTGCATCTCGGCCGCGACTGGGCGCTGCAGAACCTGAAATGCCCGACCGGGCTGCGGGTGAAGAAGTCCGACAAGGTCGGCGACCGCATCTTCATCGAGGGCAACAGCGCGGCCGCGCTCGGCGCCGTCTATGGCGGCGCCACGGTATGCGCCTGGTATCCGATCACGCCATCCTCGTCGGTAGCGGAGGCTTTCACCGCCCACTGCAAGAAGTACCGGCACGATCCCGAGACCGGCAAGGCGAAGTACGCGATCGTGCAGGGCGAGGACGAGCTGGCTTCGATCGGCATCGTGATCGGCGCCTCCTGGAACGGCGCCCGCGCCTTCACCGCGACCTCAGGCCCCGGCATCTCGTTGATGACCGAGTTCATCGGCCTGTCGTATTTCGCCGAAATCCCGGCCGTGATCATGAACATCCAGCGCGCCGGTCCTTCGACCGGCATGCCGACCCGCACCCAGCAATGCGACATCATCGCCTGCGCCTATGCTTCGCATGGCGACACCAAGCATGTGCTGCTGTTCCCCGAAGATCCCGCTGAAGCGTTCGAGTTCGCGGCCGCGGCCTTCGATCTCGCCGAGCGGCTCCAAACCACCATCTTCCTGATGCTGGACCTCGACATCGGCATGAACCACCGGCTCTGCCGTCCGCTGAAGTGGGACGATTCCAAGCAATATGACCGCGGCAAGGTGATGACCGCGGAGATGCTGGACGAAGGCCGCGACTTCGGCCGCTATCTCGACGTCGACGGCGACGGCATCCCCTACCGCACCTATCCCGGCACGCATCCGACCAAGGGGTCCTATTTCACCCGCGGCACGTCGCGTGACCGCTATGCGCGTTACTCCGAGGAAGGCTCGGTCTACGCCGACAACATGCAGCGGCTCATGCGCAAGTTCGAGTCCGCGCAGGACATGGTGCCGCGGCCGCTCCAGGCGAATGCGGAACGGCCGACCAAATACGGCGTGATCTATTTCGGCTCGACCTCGCCGGCGATGGACGAGGCGATCGGCCTGCTGGAAACGCGCGGGCACCAGCTCGACCGCCTGCGCATCCGAGCCTTCCCGTTTCACTCCAGCGTGGCGAGCTTCCTCGCCGAGCACGATTTCGTCTACGTCGTCGAGCAGAATCGCGACAGCCAGCTGCGCCAGTTGATCGTCAACGAGAACGGCATCGACCCGGTGCGGCTGGTGCCGATCGTGCATTACGACGGCTCACCGATCACCGCCCGCTTCATCGCAAAAGCCATTGGCGACCACCAGGATCACCTCAAGGTGACCCCGCTCCGCAAGGCCGTGTCATGA
- a CDS encoding SUMF1/EgtB/PvdO family nonheme iron enzyme translates to MGEIRNFRSGNDEPPTHGPMPRRLAAIIVGDIASYSRLMQADEEGTHVRVKRIERDLIQPSIVEHHGSLVKTTGDGFIAIFDSPVEAVRCSIVIQQNLIGRNASLPKETRIEYRIGVNLGDVIVEPDDVYGDGVNIATRIEGIAEPGQVFISGAIYEQIKHKVVCGYESLGDRKVKNITDPVRVYKVLPDADAVGRTRGRRENALIFLLGITLSVMAAGVLWYLLAQTPGRVGEQAAVTTVSPATSPAASPSPQPPPREAAPQTPQPSPSAASSSPSPAPAPIQSTSQSASQSPIPVREPEMVAIRGGSFAMGSNDDPTERPVHQVTVKPFSIGKYPVTVQEWNECAAAKACGFTAIGKDDAPVSNVSWTDAQQYAAYLAQATKKTYRLPSEAEWEYAARGGTQTKYWWGDKLQPGMAGCKDCGDLAAEQPAKVGSFRPNPFGLHDMGGGVDQWVEDCWHKTYQGAPGDASAWSNGDCSAHVLRSGSWKNDSRYVRPSNRDGYDTNVRYPTHGFRVALSP, encoded by the coding sequence ATGGGCGAAATTCGCAACTTCAGATCCGGGAATGACGAGCCGCCCACACACGGCCCTATGCCTCGTCGTCTCGCGGCCATCATTGTCGGTGACATCGCTTCCTACAGCCGCCTGATGCAGGCCGACGAGGAGGGCACGCACGTCCGCGTCAAGCGGATCGAGCGGGATCTCATCCAGCCCAGCATCGTCGAGCACCACGGAAGTCTGGTGAAGACGACGGGCGATGGCTTCATCGCGATCTTCGACAGTCCGGTCGAGGCCGTGCGATGCAGCATCGTCATCCAGCAAAATCTCATCGGCCGCAACGCCTCGCTTCCGAAGGAGACCAGGATCGAGTACCGGATTGGCGTCAATCTCGGTGACGTCATCGTGGAGCCTGATGACGTCTACGGCGATGGCGTCAACATCGCGACGCGCATCGAGGGCATCGCAGAGCCAGGCCAGGTCTTTATCTCCGGCGCGATCTACGAGCAGATAAAGCACAAGGTCGTGTGCGGTTACGAGTCGCTCGGGGACCGCAAAGTCAAGAACATCACCGATCCCGTGCGGGTCTATAAAGTGCTGCCGGATGCAGACGCGGTCGGCAGGACGCGCGGGCGGCGCGAGAATGCTCTGATCTTTCTCCTGGGAATCACGCTGTCGGTGATGGCCGCCGGCGTGCTGTGGTATCTGCTGGCTCAGACGCCGGGCAGGGTGGGCGAGCAGGCCGCCGTCACTACCGTTTCTCCTGCCACTTCTCCGGCCGCATCGCCGAGCCCGCAGCCTCCGCCGCGCGAAGCGGCGCCGCAGACGCCGCAGCCGTCTCCCTCCGCGGCTTCGTCATCTCCGTCGCCCGCTCCGGCGCCAATTCAATCGACGAGTCAATCGGCAAGTCAATCGCCAATTCCCGTCCGCGAACCCGAGATGGTCGCCATTCGCGGCGGCAGCTTTGCGATGGGAAGCAACGACGACCCGACCGAGCGTCCTGTCCATCAGGTGACGGTCAAGCCGTTCTCGATCGGAAAATATCCGGTGACCGTGCAGGAATGGAACGAGTGCGCCGCTGCAAAGGCGTGCGGCTTCACGGCGATCGGCAAGGACGATGCGCCTGTCAGCAATGTGAGCTGGACCGACGCGCAGCAATATGCGGCCTATCTCGCTCAGGCGACGAAGAAGACTTATCGGCTTCCGAGCGAAGCCGAATGGGAATATGCCGCGCGGGGCGGAACGCAGACCAAATATTGGTGGGGCGACAAGCTGCAGCCGGGCATGGCCGGCTGCAAGGATTGCGGTGATCTCGCGGCCGAGCAGCCCGCGAAGGTCGGCAGCTTCAGGCCGAATCCGTTCGGGCTCCACGACATGGGCGGCGGTGTCGATCAGTGGGTCGAGGACTGCTGGCACAAGACCTATCAGGGCGCGCCCGGCGACGCCTCGGCATGGAGCAACGGGGACTGCAGCGCTCATGTCCTGCGCTCGGGCTCCTGGAAGAACGATTCGAGATATGTGCGGCCGTCCAACCGCGACGGCTACGACACCAATGTTCGTTATCCCACGCACGGATTCCGCGTGGCGCTCAGCCCCTAA
- a CDS encoding DUF4286 family protein: protein MPLAGKGMLLTSMNIDVSDEADFNRWYDREHLEERVAIEGFLEARRYVARAANPKYLSLYSTATLDVLDSPAYRAQLVNQTEWSRRSMAHFKDMLRVVARITISNGTGRGATLGLVRLRPTPDNAAAWRDALQERLAPDKHDGIISMHLLESEPELSGATADVPAVRNEGARDWFVLIDGTHVGAVSAVIAARFTGPAASPFPLPVSVGTYSLMWDLAKSDIARN, encoded by the coding sequence ATGCCACTCGCAGGTAAAGGCATGCTGCTGACGTCGATGAATATCGACGTTTCAGATGAAGCCGATTTCAATCGCTGGTATGATCGCGAGCATCTGGAAGAGCGCGTTGCGATCGAGGGTTTTCTGGAGGCGCGGCGCTATGTCGCGCGCGCCGCCAATCCCAAATACCTCTCGCTGTATTCGACCGCGACACTCGACGTGCTCGACAGTCCCGCCTACCGGGCGCAGCTCGTTAACCAGACTGAATGGTCGCGGCGGAGCATGGCGCATTTCAAGGACATGCTGCGCGTGGTCGCCCGCATCACGATCAGCAATGGTACCGGACGCGGCGCGACGCTCGGCCTCGTGCGGCTGCGGCCGACGCCGGACAATGCAGCCGCGTGGCGTGACGCACTGCAAGAACGGCTGGCGCCGGATAAGCACGACGGTATCATCTCGATGCATCTGCTCGAGAGCGAGCCGGAATTGTCGGGCGCAACGGCGGATGTTCCGGCAGTACGCAATGAAGGCGCGCGCGACTGGTTCGTGCTGATCGACGGCACGCATGTCGGCGCGGTCTCGGCCGTGATCGCCGCGCGCTTCACCGGCCCTGCCGCCTCGCCATTCCCGCTTCCCGTGTCGGTCGGCACCTACAGCCTGATGTGGGACCTCGCCAAGAGCGACATCGCGCGCAACTAA
- a CDS encoding DUF4399 domain-containing protein, with protein sequence MQIFRCVALAAALALLPGAAFSQGKAAPKDAKLYFITPHDGQKVRGGFWVRFGLRNMGVTHAGDEYQNAGHHHLLIDVNDPIDPKEPILQDKSHLHFGAGQTETLLELPPGTHTLQLVLGDARHYPFEPPIVSEKITIRVRQPAAAR encoded by the coding sequence ATGCAGATATTTCGTTGCGTCGCGCTGGCGGCGGCGCTCGCATTGCTCCCGGGGGCAGCCTTTTCACAAGGCAAGGCAGCGCCCAAGGACGCCAAGCTCTATTTCATCACCCCGCATGACGGGCAGAAGGTCCGCGGCGGATTCTGGGTCCGGTTCGGCTTGCGCAACATGGGAGTGACCCATGCCGGCGACGAATACCAGAACGCCGGTCACCATCATCTGCTGATCGACGTCAACGACCCCATCGATCCCAAGGAGCCGATCCTGCAGGACAAGTCGCATCTGCATTTCGGGGCAGGGCAGACCGAAACGCTGCTCGAGCTTCCGCCCGGAACGCACACGCTTCAACTCGTGCTGGGCGATGCCAGGCACTATCCGTTCGAGCCGCCCATCGTGTCGGAGAAGATCACTATACGGGTCAGGCAGCCGGCCGCGGCGCGGTAG
- the pqqC gene encoding pyrroloquinoline-quinone synthase PqqC, translating into MNAASLSGMTALSVGKDIRLTSAEELEAALRHIGATRYHSLHPFHKMLHGGKLNKGQVQAWALNRYYYQSTIPIKDAVVISRFRDRATRVEWRHRIEDHDGDIGSEGGIERWLKLTDGLGLDTAYVESTEGILPATRFAVEAYVHYCREKSPLEAIASSLTELFAPNLHEERISGMLEHYDFVNPDIMSYFKRRLAQAPRDAGFALDYVKAHATTPEQRASVCNALIFKTNVLWVQLDALQHAYVEGHIPPGAFVPQEHQKAS; encoded by the coding sequence GTGAATGCCGCCTCACTGAGTGGAATGACCGCGCTCTCGGTCGGCAAGGACATCAGGCTCACGAGCGCCGAGGAGCTGGAGGCGGCGCTGCGCCATATCGGTGCGACGCGCTATCACAGCCTGCATCCGTTCCATAAGATGCTGCACGGCGGCAAGCTGAACAAGGGCCAGGTCCAGGCCTGGGCGCTGAACCGCTACTATTACCAGAGCACCATCCCGATCAAGGACGCGGTGGTGATCTCGCGCTTCCGCGACCGCGCCACGCGCGTGGAATGGCGCCACCGCATCGAGGATCATGACGGCGATATCGGCTCCGAAGGCGGTATCGAGCGCTGGCTGAAGCTGACCGACGGCCTCGGGCTGGACACGGCTTACGTGGAATCGACCGAAGGCATCCTGCCTGCGACGCGCTTTGCGGTGGAAGCCTATGTGCACTATTGCCGCGAGAAGTCGCCGCTGGAGGCGATCGCCTCCTCGCTCACCGAATTGTTCGCGCCGAACCTGCACGAAGAGCGCATCTCCGGCATGCTGGAGCACTACGACTTCGTCAATCCTGACATCATGAGCTACTTCAAGCGCCGGCTGGCGCAGGCGCCGCGCGACGCCGGCTTTGCGCTCGACTATGTCAAGGCGCATGCCACTACGCCCGAGCAACGCGCGTCGGTCTGCAACGCGCTGATCTTCAAGACCAACGTGCTATGGGTGCAGCTCGACGCGCTCCAACACGCCTATGTCGAGGGCCACATTCCGCCGGGCGCGTTCGTGCCCCAAGAACACCAAAAAGCGAGTTGA
- the pqqE gene encoding pyrroloquinoline quinone biosynthesis protein PqqE, translating to MSDVLGNPTIPPDASDSLAVLEKSRSTAETFGIPLAVLLEITHRCPLQCPYCSNPVELDRSGKELTTEEWKKVLSELAEIGVLQVHFSGGEPTARKDLVELVKHASDVGLYTNLITSAVLLSRERLSELADAGLCHVQISFQGVEEALADRVGGYKNGHRKKLEVAKWTRELDLPLTVNAVMHRQNLHQLPDIIQMSVDLDADRLEVANVQYYGWALKNRAALMPTVAQLDECTRIVEEARERLKGRLTIDYVVPDYYALRPKKCMGGWGRQFFNISPAGKVLPCHAAESITGLDFESVRSNHSIAWIWQNSEAFNRYRGTGWMKEPCKSCEFREVDFGGCRCQAFALTGDAANTDPACALSPLHETIFKQAEREAEGETNRFVYRNFAGGTLESGNDA from the coding sequence ATGAGCGATGTGCTCGGCAATCCCACCATCCCGCCCGACGCCAGCGACAGCCTCGCGGTGCTGGAGAAGAGCCGCTCGACGGCGGAGACGTTTGGCATTCCGCTCGCCGTGCTGCTCGAGATCACCCATCGCTGCCCGCTGCAATGCCCCTATTGCTCCAACCCGGTCGAGCTCGACCGCTCGGGCAAGGAGCTGACCACCGAGGAATGGAAGAAGGTATTGAGCGAGCTCGCCGAGATCGGCGTGCTCCAGGTGCATTTCTCCGGCGGCGAGCCGACGGCGCGCAAGGACCTGGTCGAGCTGGTCAAGCATGCCAGCGACGTCGGCCTCTACACCAACCTCATCACCTCGGCGGTGCTGCTGTCGCGCGAGCGGCTGAGCGAGCTTGCCGATGCCGGGCTCTGCCATGTCCAGATCAGCTTCCAGGGCGTTGAAGAAGCCCTCGCCGATCGCGTCGGCGGTTACAAAAACGGGCACCGCAAGAAGCTCGAAGTCGCAAAATGGACGCGCGAGCTCGATTTGCCGCTCACCGTGAATGCGGTGATGCACCGGCAGAACCTGCATCAGCTGCCTGATATCATCCAGATGTCGGTCGATCTCGACGCCGACCGGCTCGAGGTCGCCAACGTCCAATATTACGGCTGGGCGCTGAAGAACCGCGCCGCCTTGATGCCGACGGTGGCGCAGCTCGACGAGTGCACCCGCATCGTCGAAGAAGCGCGCGAGCGGCTGAAGGGCCGGCTGACGATCGACTATGTGGTGCCCGATTATTACGCGCTGCGGCCGAAGAAGTGCATGGGCGGCTGGGGCCGGCAGTTCTTCAACATTTCGCCGGCCGGCAAGGTGCTGCCCTGCCACGCCGCCGAGAGCATCACCGGGCTTGACTTCGAATCGGTGCGCTCCAACCATTCGATCGCCTGGATCTGGCAGAACTCGGAGGCCTTCAACCGCTATCGCGGCACCGGCTGGATGAAGGAGCCGTGCAAGAGTTGCGAATTCCGCGAGGTCGATTTCGGCGGCTGCCGCTGCCAGGCCTTTGCGCTGACCGGTGACGCCGCCAACACCGATCCTGCCTGTGCGCTGTCGCCGCTGCACGAGACCATCTTCAAGCAGGCCGAGCGCGAGGCCGAGGGCGAAACCAACCGCTTCGTCTATCGCAATTTCGCCGGCGGCACTCTGGAATCCGGGAATGATGCCTGA
- the pip gene encoding prolyl aminopeptidase, protein MMPDADAASSVKRADPFAPLTSEMLDVGDGHELYVESVGRTDGIPAVYLHGGPGSGCQPDHRRLFDPDRFHAVLFDQRGCGRSRPKGSRAHNTTQHLIADMEQIREKFGVARWMVVGGSWGATLALAYAQAHPTRVSGIALRATFLGTRAEVEIAFTSRLSQFYPALYEDFLSVLPVEERARPVEAYYRRILDPDPAVHGPASRAWHDTERALSEHKAAKTRIDLASLNVWRTLPATPFMEAHYFVQDSFMTENQLLRNAGKLDGIPGIIVQGRYDLLCPPETSQALAKAWPGSEIRVVEEAGHSLYDAGVRDAVMKSIADIASKISR, encoded by the coding sequence ATGATGCCTGACGCCGACGCGGCCAGCTCAGTCAAGCGCGCCGATCCCTTTGCGCCGCTGACCTCCGAAATGCTCGACGTCGGCGACGGCCACGAGCTCTATGTCGAGAGCGTCGGCCGCACCGACGGAATCCCCGCGGTCTATCTGCATGGCGGCCCCGGCAGCGGCTGCCAACCCGACCATCGCCGCCTCTTTGATCCCGACCGTTTCCATGCCGTGCTGTTCGACCAGCGCGGCTGCGGCCGCAGCCGGCCGAAGGGATCGCGCGCACACAACACCACGCAGCATCTGATCGCGGACATGGAACAGATCCGCGAGAAATTCGGGGTCGCGCGCTGGATGGTGGTCGGCGGCTCCTGGGGCGCGACGCTGGCGCTGGCTTATGCGCAGGCCCATCCTACGCGCGTCTCCGGGATTGCGCTCCGCGCGACGTTTCTCGGCACGCGTGCTGAAGTCGAGATCGCCTTCACCTCGCGCCTGTCGCAATTCTACCCCGCCCTCTACGAGGATTTCCTCAGCGTGCTGCCGGTCGAGGAACGCGCGCGGCCGGTGGAGGCCTATTATCGCCGCATCCTCGATCCCGATCCGGCCGTGCATGGCCCCGCCTCGCGCGCCTGGCACGATACCGAGCGCGCCCTGTCGGAGCACAAGGCGGCAAAGACGCGGATCGACCTGGCGTCGCTGAACGTGTGGCGCACATTGCCGGCGACGCCGTTCATGGAGGCGCATTATTTCGTCCAGGACAGCTTCATGACGGAGAACCAGTTGTTGCGGAACGCCGGCAAGCTCGACGGCATCCCCGGCATCATCGTCCAGGGCCGCTACGATCTGTTGTGCCCTCCCGAGACATCGCAGGCGCTCGCGAAAGCGTGGCCAGGTTCCGAGATTCGCGTCGTGGAAGAAGCCGGCCATTCGCTCTATGATGCCGGCGTGCGGGACGCGGTCATGAAGTCGATCGCGGATATCGCCTCGAAGATTTCGCGATAG
- the pqqD gene encoding pyrroloquinoline quinone biosynthesis peptide chaperone PqqD, whose product MVGPRNISVSETSRPVLPRHAKLKYDETRKVWVILAPERVLAPDEIAVEVLQLCDGERNVGEVSDQLAAKYAAPREAILADVIVMLQDLADKGFLTEAREKTS is encoded by the coding sequence ATGGTCGGGCCGCGCAACATCAGCGTCAGCGAGACCAGCCGGCCGGTTCTGCCGAGGCACGCCAAGCTGAAATATGACGAAACGCGAAAAGTCTGGGTGATCCTGGCGCCCGAACGCGTGCTGGCGCCGGACGAGATCGCGGTCGAGGTCTTGCAGCTCTGCGACGGCGAGCGCAATGTCGGCGAGGTTTCCGACCAGCTCGCCGCAAAATACGCCGCGCCGCGCGAGGCGATCCTGGCCGACGTCATCGTCATGCTGCAGGACCTCGCCGACAAGGGCTTTCTCACGGAGGCCCGGGAGAAGACGTCATGA
- a CDS encoding 2-oxoacid:ferredoxin oxidoreductase subunit beta, with amino-acid sequence MTYIAKPKFHHPGLKKNELGYTHRDYEGKISTLCAGCGHDSITASIIEACYELSIEPHRVAKISGIGCSSKTPDYFLGNSHGFNSVHGRMPSVLTGANLANRDLIYLGVSGDGDSASIGFGQFAHSIRRGVNMTYIVENNGVYGLTKGQFSATADRGSKSKKGVTNTDNAIDLVAIALQLGATFVARSFSGDKTQLVPLIAAAIRHKGASFIDVISPCIAFNNHAGSTKSFDYVREHNDAVNRLDVLVGRDPIAVDYAPGTVQMVEQHDGSRIALRKIDADYDPHDRLGAQTFLQKHAAKGQIVTGLLYVDPDAEDLHEHLNTVETPLNTLEADTLCPGSAALDKFNASLR; translated from the coding sequence ATGACCTACATTGCAAAGCCGAAATTCCACCATCCCGGGCTGAAGAAGAACGAGCTCGGCTACACCCATCGCGATTACGAAGGCAAGATCTCGACGCTGTGCGCCGGCTGCGGCCACGACTCGATCACGGCCTCGATCATCGAGGCCTGCTATGAGCTTTCGATCGAGCCGCACCGGGTCGCCAAGATCTCGGGCATCGGCTGCTCGTCGAAGACGCCCGACTATTTCCTCGGCAATTCGCACGGCTTCAACTCCGTGCACGGCCGCATGCCGTCGGTCCTGACCGGCGCCAACCTCGCCAATCGCGATTTGATCTATCTCGGCGTCTCCGGCGACGGCGATTCCGCCTCGATCGGCTTCGGCCAGTTCGCGCATTCGATCCGGCGCGGCGTCAACATGACCTATATCGTCGAGAACAACGGCGTCTACGGCCTGACCAAGGGCCAGTTCTCGGCGACCGCCGACCGCGGCTCGAAGTCCAAGAAGGGCGTCACCAACACCGACAACGCCATCGACCTCGTCGCGATCGCGCTGCAGTTAGGGGCCACTTTCGTCGCGCGCTCGTTCTCCGGCGACAAGACCCAGCTCGTGCCGCTGATCGCGGCCGCGATCCGCCACAAGGGCGCGTCGTTCATCGACGTCATCAGCCCCTGCATCGCATTCAACAACCACGCCGGCTCGACCAAGAGCTTCGACTATGTCCGCGAGCACAATGACGCGGTGAACCGGCTCGACGTGCTGGTTGGCCGCGATCCGATCGCGGTGGATTACGCACCAGGCACGGTGCAGATGGTCGAGCAGCATGACGGCAGCAGGATCGCGCTGCGCAAGATCGACGCCGACTACGATCCGCATGACCGGCTCGGCGCCCAGACCTTTCTGCAAAAGCACGCCGCCAAGGGACAGATCGTCACCGGCCTGCTCTACGTCGACCCTGATGCGGAAGATTTGCACGAGCATCTCAACACGGTCGAGACGCCGCTCAACACGCTGGAAGCGGACACGCTCTGCCCGGGCTCGGCGGCGCTGGACAAGTTCAACGCCAGCCTGCGGTGA